From a single Callithrix jacchus isolate 240 chromosome 5, calJac240_pri, whole genome shotgun sequence genomic region:
- the SOX9 gene encoding transcription factor SOX-9 produces the protein MNLLDPFMKMTDEQEKGLSGAPSPTMSEDSAGSPCPSGSGSDTENTRPQENTFPKGEPDLKKESEEDKFPVCIREAVSQVLKGYDWTLVPMPVRVNGSSKNKPHVKRPMNAFMVWAQAARRKLADQYPHLHNAELSKTLGKLWRLLNESEKRPFVEEAERLRVQHKKDHPDYKYQPRRRKSVKNGQAEAEEATEQTHISPNAIFKALQADSPHSSSGMSEVHSPGEHSGQSQGPPTPPTTPKTDVQPGKADLKREGRPLPEGGRQPPIDFRDVDIGELSSDVISNIETFDVNEFDQYLPPNGHPGVPATHGQVTYTGSYGISSTAATPAGAGHVWMSKQQAPPPPPPQQPPQAPPAPQAPPQPQAAPPQQPAAPPQQPQAHTLTALSSEPGQSQRTHIKTEQLSPSHYSEQQHSPQQIAYSPFSLPHYSPSYPPITRSQYDYTDHQNSSSYYSHAAGQGTGLYSTFTYMNPAQRPMYTPIADTSGVPSIPQTHSPQHWEQPVYTQLTRP, from the exons ATGAATCTCCTGGACCCCTTCATGAAGATGACCGACGAGCAGGAGAAGGGCCTGTCCGGCGCCCCCAGCCCCACCATGTCCGAGGACTCCGCGGGCTCGCCCTGCCCATCGGGCTCCGGCTCCGACACCGAGAACACGCGGCCCCAGGAGAACACGTTCCCCAAGGGTGAGCCCGACCTGAAGAAGGAGAGCGAGGAGGACAAGTTCCCTGTGTGCATCCGCGAGGCGGTCAGCCAGGTGCTCAAGGGCTACGACTGGACGCTGGTGCCCATGCCGGTGCGCGTCAATGGCTCCAGCAAGAACAAGCCGCACGTCAAGCGGCCCATGAACGCCTTCATGGTGTGGGCGCAGGCGGCGCGCAGGAAGCTCGCGGACCAGTACCCGCACTTGCACAACGCCGAGCTCAGCAAGACGCTGGGCAAGCTCTGGAG ACTTCTGAACGAGAGCGAGAAGCGGCCCTTCGTGGAGGAGGCGGAGCGGCTGCGCGTGCAGCACAAGAAGGACCATCCGGATTACAAGTACCAGCCCCGGCGGAGGAAGTCGGTGAAGAACGGGCAGGCGGAGGCCGAGGAGGCCACGGAGCAGACGCACATCTCCCCCAACGCCATCTTCAAGGCGCTGCAGGCCGACTCGCCGCACTCCTCCTCTGGCATGAGCGAGGTGCACTCCCCCGGCGAGCACTCGG GTCAATCCCAGGGCCCGCCGaccccacccaccacccccaAAACCGACGTGCAGCCGGGCAAGGCTGACCTGAAGCGAGAGGGGCGCCCCCTACCCGAGGGGGGCAGACAGCCCCCCATCGACTTCCGCGACGTGGACATCGGCGAGCTGAGCAGCGACGTCATCTCCAACATAGAGACCTTCGACGTCAACGAGTTTGACCAGTACCTGCCGCCCAATGGCCACCCGGGGGTGCCGGCCACGCACGGCCAGGTCACCTACACGGGCAGCTATGGCATCAGCAGCACCGCGGCCACCCCGGCGGGCGCAGGCCACGTGTGGATGTCCAAGCAGCAGGCGCCACCGCCGCCGCCCCCGCAGCAGCCCCCGCAGGCCCCGCCGGCCCCGCAGGCGCCCCCCCAGCCACAGGCCGCGCCCCCACAGCAGCCGGCCGCGCCCCCGCAGCAGCCGCAGGCGCACACGCTGACCGCTCTGAGCAGCGAGCCAGGCCAGTCCCAGCGAACGCACATCAAGACGGAGCAGCTGAGCCCCAGCCACTATAGCGAGCAGCAGCACTCGCCCCAGCAGATCGCCTACAGCCCCTTCAGCCTGCCGCACTACAGCCCCTCCTACCCGCCCATCACCCGCTCGCAGTACGACTACACCGACCACCAGAACTCCAGCTCCTACTACAGCCACGCGGCGGGCCAGGGCACCGGCCTCTACTCCACCTTCACCTACATGAACCCCGCCCAGCGCCCCATGTACACCCCCATCGCCGACACCTCCGGGGTCCCTTCTATCCCTCAGACCCACAGCCCCCAGCACTGGGAACAACCCGTCTACACACAGCTCACCCGACCTTGA